gcataatttttatttttaaaaaattgttcattaatttttttaaccttGTTTATTTACTTCATATTTTAACACTCaatcttttttgttttaatttaaatattcaccttatttcttaaaaaaacatCGTATTTTATGTTTGATGATACTTTCTGCTTTAcattttatgctatatttttcattttatccgTCTCATTAAATTtacaactttttttaataatatcacatatttttttctctaattatcatttatatatttaatttatattttttatctcaTCTATACATATTAGTCACTTCCCcgtaaatccaatatttttactcatttttttcTTAACTTGTTCATATTTTATCCTTATAACACATGATAATATTTATggacataaataataattaaaagagatatAGGAGTATCTCTCTCCAGTCTCTTCCAACTTCCACTGTCTCCTCTCCCAcatttatgaattatgatgcCTCCTCTCactttctttcttcttcttttttttaagtGCACTTTCTTTCTTCTTTGATAATCATTATTTAAActtcttgatcatcatcatttatttctcatttaaaggatttttttttaaataatcatgactttttctttcaaattattttagaaTAGAACCAATAAATTGAAAAGGTCTAATAATTAAGTTCATATAAAGAGCATAAGTTCAAGTATTCACTATTATTAACCTCAATTAGTAGTTTTAGATGCAATAAGAAGCACATAAAGTGGTCTAACTTGGTAGTAGAAGTATGATCCAACTTGTATCCAAATCTCATATTGTCATGCAGAAAGTCATAGTAAATATCGGTAATTTGTAAAGttaataaatcatttttatgtGGTAGGATTTAATAGAGTCGgagttttgtaattttaatttaccttttttgtttttttttttgttgtttgtagtgatttacaaattatggtgattaattaaaaatttttatatttttatacgtGGGAAAAGTTCTAAAAATAGCGTCAAAACTTAAAAGGAGATATGGTCGAACAAGCTTAAAAGGCAGCATGAGGCATAGTTGCAAAGCATAAGTTGCTCGAACTAGCATATGATTTGCACATGCATTGCTCTATTTTGCGAAGTTTTGTAACAAAAATTTAGCTCGGATTAACcacattataaatataatatgatcatttatttttttaattgctacaattttctaaaaaaatctctcacataaaaaaaaagttttgcaTATCATTATCATTCACAATGATGAAGCCAAATAGGATCAGCAGGGGTCCTAAACTTGTGACCTACTCTCAcgatctattttttttcttaattttttaatatatataataactagTATTGAGTAGTAAATCTTTATAGTTCATGTTGTCTTAGTTTATTTTTGCCACCCTCGAACAAAGACCAAGAGGCCTAATGACAACAACAAGAGACCAAGAGGTCTTTTAATAGTTCATGTTGacttgaattatttgggccaCCCTCAAACAAAGTATGACATTGCAAAGAGATCAATAGGCCTTTAATAGTCAGTATTAAATGGTGAAAATGTCAATAAAAATttagtataatattaataagaaaATCATTTATAACAAGTTTAATGGACATATTTATACTACTTTTAATCatcacatttttttaataaaatttattttaatatattatcagCATTACGTTCAATATTTCATTACCATGTAAATGACAGTATATTTCAAAAAACAATTTATATTTCAATAACCAAACAGACTGATACAATCGTAATGAAAGGTTCAAATAAGTGAAGGTGGGATGGGGTTAAGATAGTGGAACAAAAAGAATAGAGTAAGAAACAAGAGTACTATATACAAACTGGAGCAGCGTTGTATTAGTTAATTGCTAGCAGTACGATGtacgttttaacttataaatgcATCAAGCTGAGGTCTAAACTCTAAAGTAATATGTTTTCAACTATGTCCAACGGATTTGCAACATTTCTAAATGACCATCATTTTAATACTTCTCTAGCTCTTAACACTTTGTTACTTAATGTTAAGAGCATAAACATAatattttagttgagttggtttcttaataTGATATCAGAAGTCAATATGATAAAAAGTgatgggttcgaatctcaatcaccctCATCTAGGGGTCGCTTGGATtgagagtaaatatttaaggaagtaaaaaaaaatcaaactaatatAATAAAGGTAAGTAGAGATGCAAATGAAgttattgaattaattttgataGAGGTCGACTAtgagtaaattaaaaaagatgaatagaaaaagagtttgattacCTTCTAATTCATTCTTCCACCTCTCTaacaatcaatttttttaatcatctttctaactaactttgttttcttaatttgaCTTTgattaccccttaaatatttgaTCTCAATCCAAGCAACCCCTAGAGTGAAATATTCAGCGACAGATATATGAAGAGTCTATGCTACCCAAAGAGCTAGCTCGTGTACATACAAGacgtgtgttagagtatataacaaaaagacctcaattagaaaaattatataattatgaaGGTTATGCAAGAAAAACACGCTCAGGTATGTTGGATACTCTAACACGTCCCTCATATGAGAACCCTATGAGCTGAAGTATAGATAATGCAGCACACGCCTTCCTTGTACTTGGCTTGTGATATCATATCaaaaaaccaacttaaccaaaacttaagctgatggttaataTCCAAAACTTGTTgctaattatatttattttgttccaTTAAAATTAATACATATATACCTTTATATTTCAAATATCATCCATATGCATCAATGGAACATATATATCTTTAGGAAACTGGTTCAGAAATCAGCTGCTGGGGCATATGCATCATATCAGCATATGATATACTTCATATGTCTCTGCATATTCCAGTCTGAGTGCATGGCCATACCACTTTTGTAATTGTATCTTCCAACCCTTCTGTAGGAATCAACATCATACTACTTTGTTTTGTAGCCCGTTTCtaattaaatgtctcattttctcAAACCGTAATTCAAAATGATATAAAataaatggcaaaaaaaatatGGCTCTTTAATTTACCATTGATATCCTTTAAGTTTATGCCCCATGATGTAGTGTTGTAACCAAATTAAACTCTCTTAGTGAAATATTATATTTGCTACGtcaaaaaaattgttttgtaaataacttttaattcaactgaaaaaaaaattcttaaacaaaaattagaaaatttaaatgtactttttttttcatttgtgtGGACTCAAAATTAGTTCTCCTCTATTAGCTAAAATTAACACTCATTTACAAACATATACctaaaaactaaatttatttcAATAGATTAAATGACAATATTCTATTATCTTAATGTAGTATATACTACTTTCTAATAATCAAAGTAGAAAATCAGCATTTTCATACATAATTTAGCTATATTAATTTTGGAAATATATCTAACAAGTAattgtattatattatttcatcTACGTCACAGGAAAGTCCTTTAAATTAGAAATATGAAGGCAAGACAGATATATATTGTATGAATATATAAAATGATGAAGATAGTCAAAGAAGATGCAAGTATAATAAGAGGTGGgtctatactctataaaaaaaaaaaggtcatcAGACAGAtgacaacaaattaaaaagccaaaaagGAAGGATTCTGATAGCTTGTATTGTGAGAAGTAATTAGTGTTACTTTGTAATTTTCTCAAGTTTTATGTAACTAACTGCCAACCTAATGTTACATCCATGCAATCGCTTATGCTCATTCTGTaacattcattttatttattctctattatttttatttttataataatttcatgtttttttaatcttatttatatatttaaattagagGTATTTATTAGGATCGATTTCTGGTTAAGTATTTCGGGCTGATTCAAATTCGAGTATTGTGTCCATATTGATTATTACGTTAATGTAAACCACGGTCAAATCGCCAAATGCGcttgtggctcaatggatagagcatATGCATGTTGAGCAGAAAGTTTAGGGTTCGATCCCTATTGGGCGCACGTATCAGCTGGAAAGTTTCTTGACTGCGCACATCCTCTTTATACTCCTCATTGAGGGGAACATATAATgtttgtccgcatctttcatGAAAAAACCCTTACCCGGACCCTATCTTGTGCGAGATATTGAGATCATCCTTTACCTTTACCTTTTTGTAAACCATGGTCAAATCGATTCGTTTATGTCTTTTGATTTCATCCAAACAATTGCatcattctttttatttattatcaaatattttatttttacttaaaatttaattatatttttttatgctaATTTAAAAAGGATGGATAGTATATCATGACGTACAGATTCATCATACAAACAAATTgaaattgtttttgttgttttatagGTAGTAATTATAACGAGTAATTTTACGTTGTTTGTTGGTTCTTAGTGTGTTGTCTCGACGATGTAGTGTTTACTGCACGAGCGGCCCAGAATCGACGCTGATCAGGTGCTGCTACTCTTCTCATATGGACCCGGCTTTCTTCTGCACTGCACCTTCTCCAATGCTTTCTCTGTCTCGTAACATTTTGCTACAACCACTCTCTCCATTTCATTATAGCTAGAGATCTTGACAAATCAACAATATGATATTTACCGCTTTTATAACCTAATTCGACTTGAttcgattttaaaataaattaaaaattatacaaaaatcaatatgTACACAAGACTCAATTTTAAATCAACCTGAAATTAGCTGATGACCCAATCTGCGCCCAAACTTGTAAACAAACCCTATTTGACcgacttaaaatttaaatttacaaatatgtaaaaattaatgtggaTACAAGACCTAATTTTAAATATGACTCAAAAtcgacccgatgacccgaatgaacacctctacctcTAATAATGGTTGttacattttactttttatgcaattcaatgcgtatttttaataatacacATATCTTAAACTATTAcgactaaaaattataaaaaaaaatattatgcaCAAACCATTTAGACAAAATTCAACtactatatttattataaaatattattagccACAACAATAAATAACAAAGTTTGAATGATAGAGCAATGCCAATAAACCTAATGTATTGAGAATTTCAAAGCAGAGGAAGTATTAAATAtgaacaaaccaaaaaaatggATGAaagtgaattaaaaaaaatgtgacttacgaaaaagtaaaagaaatatttgaatataaattaaaaaagggTTATTAATCATGTTCGAAAATAGAAATATATCAAATTCCTTGAGACTTGCAATATGTATCAAATCCCATTTCTATTAATATATagaatatgataatatttatgAAAACAAGAATTTTGATatggaaatttcttttatatagtgtcaaaaataatactatgtatttaaatgatgataataatgcacAATTATACCTACTACTATGTCTTTTCCTATGCAATAAAAtcgttttttcttatttattttcaataaaaaaaatttgaaaggtAACAAATTATAGTAATTGTAAAATTTGTAACAGagaatatcaaataaaaagatcaaatcCAAAATATGGATCATTTTCATTTATGCTTCCCTTGGCAAATGTAGATCCAACAATCAAGGCTTTTACATCGATTACTGATATCCATGCTGAGTAGCATGTGTGGGATTGTGACACAACACTAGCTCCAAAATCTAGGGCTCTCATAtggaaaataaatcaattaacgaattttttttaaaaatttttctttgctatatttgacttattcaaccatttttaattatttgctatattattatctttggtaaaaaataaatatgtaaacatctattttgcctctaattttttccTAACTCATACCCATTATCTTTTACTCTAtctttttaagggttttaatatttcttaattcttgtgCAAATAAACCGAGAAGACATACTAGATTGTATAATGATATGTAAAAAGAGGGGTGAgcaaaatcggatattcgatTCGAAACATGCAGCCTGatcaaatatttgatatttaatcCAATCCGACTCGAATATTCAAAATATCCAAATTTTGTCAAaatgattctttttcatactaTCCAACTACGCAAAAGGTCGAATATTCAAATACCCGAAATTTCAAAAGTGATATCCAATATCCGATAATCGGATGTTGGATCAAATAATCAGATTTTCCGATCATTAGATAGCAGTTTAGCTCAGTTTCACTGAAAACACAGAGCAATCACAATATTTGACATCGATGGTGGAAGTTTTATAAGGCGAAAGATAGTGTCGTTTCGAACATTTTAAAGTGCAAAACAAAAGATAGAAAGTGGAATTCTACCAATTGATGTATACATGAACTGCATTACTGCAATATGCAAAACTTTTTGATAACCAAAACAAAAGAATATCACATATCAACTGTATTTGTTACCTTTAATTTGATTAATCACACAATTTACTTCCTATACATTCTACCTTTCTTACAACATGAACATTATGGATGACAAAAGAATATCGAAAAGCTTTCGAGTTTTATCTTCATCTCTTTTGGAAGTTAAGGAATTTGATTCCGTAGGCAAagataaagaagaagaagaagatccaACCAAGATGTCCAACGACAACGATAGGGAGGAAGTCGTGGTCATAACCCAAGTATTCTTTGAGGTAATCCTTCACGGATTGACTGTTAGCGCCTGGTATTTCCAAAAGCGTGTTCTTATCGCCTACTTGCGAAGTCACGAGGCCGTACAATGTCCAAGAAACTGGTGAAGCCCAAAAGTACCATCTCCACCATATTGGTATTTGCTGCAACAAATACCAGAATAGTTACATGTTTGTGCATCAATCACATACTATCTAGGTTCCTAACATATCGTTACAAAGGAAAATAACCCCCACGTGAGTACGTGACACAAGGGTAATGAATTGTTTGATAGAGTATAACATATCAAGGAGCTACAACCATTGGCTTCAGCTTTTAGTTGCGTTGGTTTCTTaatatggtattagagccaaTGTGGCGAAAGGTGTAGTTCAAATTTCATCCACCTATCATTTAATTAGAGTATTTAGCTCCAGTGTGAAGAGGGTTTgcgttgcatccacacttttagttAAGTTGGTTATTTGACATTGCTGTGTTATATCGTTAATTTACAAGTATATCAAATACGTGTCATGTGACACATGATAGTACACCATGGACCACGAAAATAAAATGACAATCTACAACAGCATCCCATTACCCTAATGCCATTAGCTTCTACCTAGGTAGGATTCATCGCAGGATCagatgtacacaaccttacccttgcTTGTGatacaaagaggttgtttccaattgacCCATAGCTGCAAACATCATCtacaatttcacataaataaaaaggacACATAATTGGCCGCAagccaaaaatataaaaagtttagATTGgtgaaaattgataaaacaactACTCTGTATAAGAATTTAGAAAGCGAAAGGGGAAAGTAGAGCTTATACTGCGTTGTAGATAGCATACCGGTCGAGGAATCAAAAAACCGGCGAATAAATTCCACAAGCTGAGAAAGAAGCCCATCAAAATTCCGGCAACTTCATGGCCTGGTGTAAGTGAGACGAGCATCATTCCATACATCACAAAGTAGATGAAGCAAGCCGTTATGAAGTAGCAAAAATATACGAATTTCCCAATCTCCCACTCAAATCCGATCATGGAATAGAGGATAACAGCATAAACCAATGTCTGAATCACAGTATAGATCGATTCTATAGCCACCTGTAGAATAGAAAAGAAACAGATTTAAGTCGTTTagaacaagtaaaaaaaacataatcaaaaattTTGTGTAACTTTCAGGTTTGGTTACCTGAGCTAAGGCATAGGGTAACGCTGAGTACATCCCTGCTGCTTTTTCGCGGTAGAATACAGTTCTTTCGATGGCAACAACAGCTTGGACAGCTGAAGCATTGGTTGCTCCAAGGAAAAGTACAGCGGAATACATAGCTCCTAAAAAGTTCATTAGGTCTTGTTCTTTCGATCTGTTTGACAAAGTGATTTAAGTAAGATATCGATAGACCAGTGTAACAAAATTTGCCAATTAAGttgctttttgaattcgtgattcactcaaaatgacccaaaaatagcctaaaaatgaccataattcgctttatTGATTCGCAATTCGCAATcaaattagtgaatcatgtgacactggcgATAGACAAAGAGATATATCTTGTATGGCCAAACCTGAAACTATACAAAGATTAAATTCCATAGAACGAAAATAAAAGTCGAAACGAAAAATGGGTCGTAGACGAGCAACAAGTTTCACTTAAGAATCAAGCCTCGACAAAGTTAGTTCCTTTTCGTATTAGAATTGCTAGAGAGAGCGACGATCAAAACTTACATTTTATGTCCCTTGTTCCAGAATATAACACCAAAGATAATGCCGATGGCTATGGTCAAAATGAAACGGACAACATTGTATTGTGGATTCCGCCAGTAAGACCAATACTGCTTCCAAAAGCAAGCTCGAAATTGAACATGGAACGGCTGCGAGTATTTAGTTGGAAAGTGGAGATCACTACAGCCAAGTGTTGGAGTGCTGAGCTCTTTAATGAGATCTTGATTCCTCCTAATGTGTCATGAAAAATGTCTCGGTAAACAAGCGAAAACAATTCGAGCAATTTTGAATGAAGAATGAGAGTTTGTGAACAAAATTGCACATACTGGTAAAGAGAGGAATTAGCATAATATTCTGCGAAATCCATATTCAATTGAGATTCTGCTTGAGACGTACTAATATCGAGCATCCATGTAGCAGGATTATAACCGTCCTTGATTTTTGGCACTCCAGGAATGGCCTGCAAACTTTAACAGATTAAAAAACAGGACTCGAACAGAGAAAAAACTGTTTTCGGCAATCTCAGTAGAATCCAACATTGATAACATTTCTCATAACTAGCAAACGTCTAGATTCTAGATGGCATATCTTTCGGCTTTCTGTTTCCTTTTGCactaacactatgtttggataacaaagtCGAAGATAAACAATATTACAATACAATTCTGAGAGCCCCTTCTGATTCAAAGTAGAAGGCTTGAACTTAATATTGATAAACTTTGCatagggtttttttttcttcgtCAAAATACGCAAAAGTTCTAAATACTTAACCCTCGAACTTGTATAAACTTATGCCAACATACATGGCCTACTTCGGAAAGTGGGCGGTCTTTACTGATACATGCaactatttaaattttatgtacgtatttaaaacataaaaattgaaatataagAAATGACTTACTTCAAAGTATTCAATCAGTTCATTGGAATGGTCACCAAGGGGACCTGCATATATAACTTGACCTCCTCTCTTCATTAGCAGAAGCTGAAACATATATATTGCGAATTGCCATACTATTTATATGAAGAGAAAAGATTCACagcttaaaaaaaaatgataatatggAAAATATATCTTTTTGCTTTACCTCATCAAAAGCCTCAAAGATATCTATGCTTGGCTGATGAATGGTGCAGACAACTGTTCGACCAGTGTCGACTGTGTTTCTCACGGTGCGCATGACAATGGCAGCGGCTCTAGCGTCTAGCCCTGAAGTAGGCTCATCCATAAAGATAATGAAAGGATTAGCGACTAATTCTACTGCGATTGTCAATCTCTTCCTTTGTTCGGTTGAAAGACCGTGAATGCCAGGAAGGCCAACCAAAGCATCTTTTAGTGGTTTAAGCTCGATCAACTCCATTACTTCTTCGATAAACATCTATTATATAGTTGAATAAAGATTCATAAGAAACTAAACACATTCGAGGGATTCAGTAGGAACATAACAATTCAAACCTTTCGTGTGCTAGTGTCGATATCAGAAGAAAGACGAAGCCAGGCTGAGTACATGAGAGACTCATAGACAGTTACATGTGGTGAATGAATGTCAGTTTGTTCACAATAACCACTAATACGAGCAAAGGTCGATTGGTTTTTTGGGTACCCAGATATGTTTATGCTGCCTTCGATATAGCCACCGGTCTTTCGTCCAGCCAGGACATCCATTAGTGTGGTCTTTCCAGCACCACTAACACCCACTAGGGCTGTCAATATGCCAGGCCTAAAAGCACCACTGACATCTTGTAGCAGTTGAAGGCGATCCTCGTAACCTTGGGTTTTCATTTCCTGGTGAAGAGCCAAGTCatcaatattaaaaatacaaatttaaccGTATTATCTACTCCCTCTGCCCCTTAGGATTTGCTCTAACACATACAAAAagcattcattttgatttttatgttgTAGGAATGCAAAAGGACAAATGGAGTATTTTTTAATAGCCATTCTTCATGTAcccaaagatttataattctttggttTACAATTTCAAAAGGCTATATTAAAAAGGGTCATTAAATCatttgcacttcttatttatttgACGCGGCAAATAATGTTGCAACCAAGggtcaataaaaaaaaacctctaTGGCTCTATGTTATTATGAGGGTAAGATTCTGCACACCAAACACCCCCCGCCCCAAAAccaatgtcacatgattcactaactACCTCCCAAATCGCGAATCGAAATAAGCAAATTATGGTCGGTATTAGGCtatttttttaaccattttgAGCGAACTGCGAAATTCAAAAGGCAAACCAACTAGCAAATTATGTTTCACTACCCCAAACCAAGCCTATGCGGGAGCCACTTGGCACGGGGGGTAACAGCAGGTTGTTTTTAACTACTTTTTATTGTGAAGTTATAAGATGTTTTTGAAGGACAGAAAGCTTACAGCGGGCATATCCACATAGTAACTAACATGGTTGAATGCAAGTGAAAGCGGTTGGAAAGGCAAAACCATTCCCTTCCTGGGAGCATTGACATCCGAATTACTACTCCTTGAATGCAAATTTAGCGCCGTACCTAAATCTTTAAGTCTCTTCTCAGAcgtcttctttttcttttcatcatcatcatcttcatcatccatTACTACAGTTCTCAAATCACTATAAgctgtaaaaatatttttttaagagaTATATCAGCTTCCATCGAGTTCGTAAATCCCAGCACTAAAACGAACTAAGTGGATGCCTTACGATTCAAACACGTCAAGGACAGGATATATAACAGGTTGAAGAGGAGAGAAAACCCCATAAGAGCTCCAATACTGATCCAAAACCATGACTCTTGTTTAAAGAAGCCTCTCGAAGCAAGGATGACTTTTCCAACGGTAGGTTCATCAATTCTGGGGTCTGTATTAGGCTGCATTAGTATATAGCATCATAAATATTCGTAATAACAAACATGACTACAATATAAACATGAATATCGAAAAAAATTTAGGGTCACATGAGAGGCGGAAAGAGTAATAGAATTACAGTGCTCCATCGTTGATCGAGAAACTCGTTAATAACTAGAGCATTTTGTCCGTACATCATTGGTGAAAGGTAATAACCCCAAATCATCCATGGACCAATATCATCTATACAAAATCAAAACGATAAGAGGTAATTAGAAAATGTTTAAGCACAAGATACAAATGGTTGAAATCTTCAAATTATGTCGGGAGGTAAATAAACGAACCTTTTGCAATGATAAAACCACCGAGGACAAAGAATATCAACAATGCGAAAATACCAACATTGTTAGCAACCACAATGGTTCTTCCCGCAGCTCCAAGGAACCGAAAGAGGGATAACGCCATATTGTGAATTGAGAAGTACGCAAGTAACTGACAGAAAAACCTAATTGAATGGAAAATTTTATTGAGATAAGAATAGGCGCAATAGTTAATATAAATGTTCGCAATTTCAGTAATGTGTATACTTTCAAGACGTCTATCATCTATGTTACTccaactcttcattttgcttcacgtacccgtatttgatccttgatgctcggacattggtatggcacttagacacttcattttaggcgtaaaattgaatatttagacgtatctgaCACTTGAACATGTACCATTATccgacatcagtacccgagtccaagtaacatagtcAATCATAACATTAAAAAATCGAATGCCAGTCTCACCTACTTGCAGCTGGAGCAAAACCAACAGTGTAGTATGTTAGAATAGTCCATATTGCTGATTCCATGAACGATAGCGGAATCCTTAGAACCCAAACGGGTAGTGCATAAGCCCATGCAGGGTAGAACAAAAAGTCCCTCTGTTTGTAGAACATCGGAAGGCGAACAACAGTCATGGAGAGTTCAGCAAAACCATTAAACATAATATTTATGAGACTGAAAAATAAGGCCCCCAAGTATTTTCCACCGTCAGTTACTGATTTATGATGCATCGTTGTTCTTAGAAATACGGTCATTGTAATTAACGACATAATGGTTATTTGTGTCGTCTTAAAAATGTATACAAAAGAGCTCCGCTTCATTAACAACCATTCCCTCCAAAAACATGCCTTAAAGAGCTCCCACTTGGAAATACCATATTTTTGCTTCACCAAAGCCGCTGGGTGAGCTTTGAATTTATCAAAAGGAATAACAAGATCGGATGCTAGCTTTTGTCCCGTTTGGAAAGATCGGAACCCCCAAGTGAAATCAGAAACCGAAACATAGCTATAAGGCTGGTCCTTCCTATACCAGTACTGTTCTTGATCTTTCTTAGAAGTAACCTCTTGGAGAAAATCGGCTATTCCTTTCCTCTCGGGGCATTTAAACcccataaattcaaaaaattcaacGACCTCTTCACGTGGACCTTGATAAACAATTTTGCCTTCCGAGAGAAGGATA
The Amaranthus tricolor cultivar Red isolate AtriRed21 chromosome 11, ASM2621246v1, whole genome shotgun sequence DNA segment above includes these coding regions:
- the LOC130827222 gene encoding pleiotropic drug resistance protein 2-like isoform X1 codes for the protein MMGPDDLGSTGSSRRSWPGPLAPSFRDVITTGHADVFSSRRWEEEAKEEEELKWAAIERLPTFERLRKGVLRRLNEDGKMVENEIDIHKMGRQDKKILVETILKIVDDDNENFLRRLRDRIDKVGLDTPTIEVRYEHLSVEGDVHVGIRALPTLLNSTINSIEAILGLVRLTPSKKKTLKILQDVSGIVKPSRMTLLLGPPGAGKTTLLLALAGKLDKDLKVSGKITYCGHELTEFVPQRTCAYISQNDLHNGEMTVRETLDFSGRCLGVGTRYELLAELSRREKQAGIKPDPEIDAFMKATAMPGQEASLVTDYVLKILGLDICADIIVGNEMARGISGGQKKRVTTGEMLVGPAKVLLMDEISTGLDSSTTFQICKYMRQMVHIMDVTMIVSLLQPAPETYELFDDVILLSEGKIVYQGPREEVVEFFEFMGFKCPERKGIADFLQEVTSKKDQEQYWYRKDQPYSYVSVSDFTWGFRSFQTGQKLASDLVIPFDKFKAHPAALVKQKYGISKWELFKACFWREWLLMKRSSFVYIFKTTQITIMSLITMTVFLRTTMHHKSVTDGGKYLGALFFSLINIMFNGFAELSMTVVRLPMFYKQRDFLFYPAWAYALPVWVLRIPLSFMESAIWTILTYYTVGFAPAASRFFCQLLAYFSIHNMALSLFRFLGAAGRTIVVANNVGIFALLIFFVLGGFIIAKDDIGPWMIWGYYLSPMMYGQNALVINEFLDQRWSTPNTDPRIDEPTVGKVILASRGFFKQESWFWISIGALMGFSLLFNLLYILSLTCLNPYSDLRTVVMDDEDDDDEKKKKTSEKRLKDLGTALNLHSRSSNSDVNAPRKGMVLPFQPLSLAFNHVSYYVDMPAEMKTQGYEDRLQLLQDVSGAFRPGILTALVGVSGAGKTTLMDVLAGRKTGGYIEGSINISGYPKNQSTFARISGYCEQTDIHSPHVTVYESLMYSAWLRLSSDIDTSTRKMFIEEVMELIELKPLKDALVGLPGIHGLSTEQRKRLTIAVELVANPFIIFMDEPTSGLDARAAAIVMRTVRNTVDTGRTVVCTIHQPSIDIFEAFDELLLMKRGGQVIYAGPLGDHSNELIEYFEAIPGVPKIKDGYNPATWMLDISTSQAESQLNMDFAEYYANSSLYQRNQDLIKELSTPTLGCSDLHFPTKYSQPFHVQFRACFWKQYWSYWRNPQYNVVRFILTIAIGIIFGVIFWNKGHKISKEQDLMNFLGAMYSAVLFLGATNASAVQAVVAIERTVFYREKAAGMYSALPYALAQVAIESIYTVIQTLVYAVILYSMIGFEWEIGKFVYFCYFITACFIYFVMYGMMLVSLTPGHEVAGILMGFFLSLWNLFAGFLIPRPQIPIWWRWYFWASPVSWTLYGLVTSQVGDKNTLLEIPGANSQSVKDYLKEYLGYDHDFLPIVVVGHLGWIFFFFFIFAYGIKFLNFQKR
- the LOC130827222 gene encoding ABC transporter G family member 39-like isoform X2, which encodes MTVRETLDFSGRCLGVGTRYELLAELSRREKQAGIKPDPEIDAFMKATAMPGQEASLVTDYVLKILGLDICADIIVGNEMARGISGGQKKRVTTGEMLVGPAKVLLMDEISTGLDSSTTFQICKYMRQMVHIMDVTMIVSLLQPAPETYELFDDVILLSEGKIVYQGPREEVVEFFEFMGFKCPERKGIADFLQEVTSKKDQEQYWYRKDQPYSYVSVSDFTWGFRSFQTGQKLASDLVIPFDKFKAHPAALVKQKYGISKWELFKACFWREWLLMKRSSFVYIFKTTQITIMSLITMTVFLRTTMHHKSVTDGGKYLGALFFSLINIMFNGFAELSMTVVRLPMFYKQRDFLFYPAWAYALPVWVLRIPLSFMESAIWTILTYYTVGFAPAASRFFCQLLAYFSIHNMALSLFRFLGAAGRTIVVANNVGIFALLIFFVLGGFIIAKDDIGPWMIWGYYLSPMMYGQNALVINEFLDQRWSTPNTDPRIDEPTVGKVILASRGFFKQESWFWISIGALMGFSLLFNLLYILSLTCLNPYSDLRTVVMDDEDDDDEKKKKTSEKRLKDLGTALNLHSRSSNSDVNAPRKGMVLPFQPLSLAFNHVSYYVDMPAEMKTQGYEDRLQLLQDVSGAFRPGILTALVGVSGAGKTTLMDVLAGRKTGGYIEGSINISGYPKNQSTFARISGYCEQTDIHSPHVTVYESLMYSAWLRLSSDIDTSTRKMFIEEVMELIELKPLKDALVGLPGIHGLSTEQRKRLTIAVELVANPFIIFMDEPTSGLDARAAAIVMRTVRNTVDTGRTVVCTIHQPSIDIFEAFDELLLMKRGGQVIYAGPLGDHSNELIEYFEAIPGVPKIKDGYNPATWMLDISTSQAESQLNMDFAEYYANSSLYQRNQDLIKELSTPTLGCSDLHFPTKYSQPFHVQFRACFWKQYWSYWRNPQYNVVRFILTIAIGIIFGVIFWNKGHKISKEQDLMNFLGAMYSAVLFLGATNASAVQAVVAIERTVFYREKAAGMYSALPYALAQVAIESIYTVIQTLVYAVILYSMIGFEWEIGKFVYFCYFITACFIYFVMYGMMLVSLTPGHEVAGILMGFFLSLWNLFAGFLIPRPQIPIWWRWYFWASPVSWTLYGLVTSQVGDKNTLLEIPGANSQSVKDYLKEYLGYDHDFLPIVVVGHLGWIFFFFFIFAYGIKFLNFQKR